One genomic window of Cydia pomonella isolate Wapato2018A chromosome 6, ilCydPomo1, whole genome shotgun sequence includes the following:
- the LOC133519108 gene encoding uncharacterized protein LOC133519108 isoform X2, which translates to MPLTQEKRLDNNFTNNNDHSYLHKKFKKMASTIAVFPVNNAMVGDPRHKDIVVEETARNNYITNGSIQAAHPEIEKIKGSQNNQNSKDVQINISDENSRLSDVNNVDQVSGKTSCNDEFSNKTENLENDFRDVQSGGTGGRYVCPYCKLSCAKPSVLQKHIRAHTNERPYPCVPCGFAFKTKSNLYKHRRSRTHALRLRGADVAATINDDDISGGSESDTSLPPSTVSDSGTDVSNTRLENSRHEISSPELTNDRITPPTGVDMREGDTSKLKTIYKPKFRVVSSYRETDEKDKLKKTMSPNADFLTEHISKIISNNEAIVDVIETPLQKKYGKIKQIAESKQFMNEHEIKTEPSPLNLTKNCNEIDNVFRKRSHSESFSQMDHQKHPLNPEGSIIKDLLLKTKGNALTSITEEINDGPALLYICPLCQIVYKSAENLEIHRLYYCKGNFCNNNSLINNAQKEVKPGRPENVYVRSNSVNVRLPETPSNSAPKMSVFNNSPPLKIKPDNLVIVKPESNDVVAPLPSPGPLLGNTRLVDARVPYDYNKKTENFKAKPMVASPKRRMDSGTDPYSSRISDNTSPRLTDMYNQPKIRCIEPNAATLRTMDELSQLGRHNSTSLQMFGGEVKIVHHSGSTTTLRIEPSKNQLSPILIHPNLSPSKLCVDMEASSVVVRSELHSGGTIVHNPPTPKEIIGTPKPQTPRITVSTSVSNNLPNIHDMTHFQFPPFSAITAFNPLTLPPLSPSTSPNGATTILHAGKLIPHVPGIPGPNTPGTNVATLSKNANDYFSPLETSKATTVDNVHGNLLCVNGQTAKGLATSKYEINKNETMLGMRSPNCRTLNPEADKVTPKQYNADASQYVLSVPIINIRNVDEPNIAPKVITSIKTMLTKQDVAVKRNFEGIPKTPMIKENSNFFSVKPKYSDKLNSPRSGEIKSQNEIRNFNFENLITKAEIFNNQIPSSAEVQKNTNAQEMVVSSAHNERSETAYFQKNVTTKSIVEDRKPKFLRPSTLPLKPGTFTPKRHHGITPNANTMPLVSPETPRPAKAYGQLYLNGNAYTYLGLKCSTKVFYCTINRPQPTYVPNQHFLSMYSNWQLLSELTPDPLGLSASSAMSLYDSRHRPQNVASSVLKQDLILTHSSQWNKITKDSKQLSLALDSKKTEDKLLITESSITPKKELAGGFESNEEYTYVRGRGRGRYVCSECGIRCKKPSMLKKHIRTHTDVRPYTCVHCAFSFKTKGNLTKHMKSKAHFKKCCELGINPNEGNEVDGGEMAPGSGETDDDSDSDGDEGNEGETESSDTEVCKSRLPEHEAAHCLLSLGGSRPATSATPGLITSARPSTYPYTPTGLESTTTELSPEKFSISRSTSVDSRTDVDNEPMDLSKNDVKVASNIPEIPTARESSVLASLASNTAKLPHNQTHWSNGEPMLHTYLTERALQDSKIKQSQLTSSLSKLKKIELEKNVLTESDNGNINIRNITTTKNSVNTSISSPQITISTSKFAIVGDNDSSTNSPNVPKEDNVTVGTESTSLNNLVIEAKRNRTPNSSNAENAKHVVSEYLKHARINLIKTYDDNNQNQSEVNDFTNAKGSMEDRDEINNTDDIKLTALDHDPIARKVVIGAGGVAFKVTKGKEFEGSSSYSPGRLMEDGRRVCDFCNKTFTKPSQLRLHLNIHYMERPFRCSACAVSFRTRGHLQKHERSGSHHNKVSMTSTFGAATSLNPRPFRCSDCNIAFRIHGHLAKHLRSKMHVMRLECLFKLPFGTFTEIERAGVSLTDIDTTDCASSLASLQTLARKLHEKDPSKLEYREPGAGAAAQDGSEEEEPPPASADNACDSERDSEMKTIENSDELDKERS; encoded by the exons ATGCCTCTCACTCAAGAAAAACGTTTGGATAATAACTTTACCAACAACAATGACCACAGTTATCTCCATAAGAAATTTAAGAAAATGGCATCGACCATTGCAGTGTTTCCTGTTAACAATGCAATGGTCGGGGACCCTAGACATAAAGATATCGTCGTAGAAGAGACGGCTCGTAACAATTATATTACTAATGGGAGCATTCAAGCAGCTCATCCAGAAATAGAGAAGATTAAAGGATCGCAAAATAATCAGAACTCTAAAGATGTACAAATTAATATTAGTGATGAAAATAGTAGGTTAAGTGATGTAAATAATGTTGATCAAGTATCTGGTAAGACCAGTTGCAATGATGAATTTTCAAACAAGACTGAGAACCTTGAAAATGATTTTAGAGATGTTCAGAGTGGAGGAACAGGTGGGCGATATGTATGCCCATACTGTAAATTATCTTGTGCCAAGCCTTCAGTTCTTCAGAAACATATCAGAGCGCATACTAACGAGAGACCTTACCCTTGTGTACCTTGCGGTTTTGCGTTTAAAACGAAATCAAACCTTTATAAACATAGGAGATCGCGGACCCACGCTTTGAGATTGCGGGGAGCTGACGTGGCTGCTACGATTAACGATGACGACATATCGGGCGGATCTGAAAGTGACACTTCATTACCACCTTCTACAGTTTCTGATTCTGGGACTGATGTGTCTAATACTCGGCTTGAAAACTCAAGACATGAAATTTCTTCTCCAGAGTTGACCAACGACCGAATCACTCCCCCAACTGGTGTAGATATGCGAGAGGGTGATACTAGTAAATTGAAGACAATATATAAGCCCAAATTTCGAGTAGTTTCATCTTATAGAGAAACCGACgaaaaagataaattaaaaaagacaaTGTCACCGAATGCCGATTTTCTTACAGAACATATCTCTAAAATTATATCAAACAATGAAGCTATTGTTGATGTAATCGAAACgcctttacaaaaaaaatatggtaaaataaaacaaatagcagaaagtaaacaatttatgaacgaacatgaaataaaaacagaGCCATCACCACTTAACTTGACGAAAAACTGCAATGAAATTGATAATGTTTTTCGGAAAAGGTCTCATTCAGAGAGCTTTTCTCAAATGGACCACCAGAAACACCCTTTAAATCCTGAAGGATCGATTATAAAGGATCTTCTATTGAAAACAAAAGGAAATGCACTTACTTCGATCACGGAAGAAATAAACGATGGGCCGGCACTTCTATATATTTGTCCGCTGTGCCAAATAGTTTACAAAAGTGCTGAAAACCTAGAAATACATAGATTATATTACTGTAAAGGAAACTTTTGTAACAATAATAGTCTAATTAATAATGCCCAAAAAGAAGTAAAGCCTGGCAGACCTGAAAATGTTTACGTAAGAAGCAATTCTGTCAATGTTAGGCTGCCAGAAACGCCCTCTAACTCTGCCCCAAAAATGTCAGTTTTTAACAATTCACCCCCGCTTAAAATCAAACCAGATAATTTGGTAATTGTTAAACCTGAATCAAATGACGTCGTTGCTCCATTACCGTCACCGGGCCCTCTTTTGGGAAATACCAGGCTTGTTGATGCAAGAGTACCATACGACTACAACAAAAAAACGGAAAATTTTAAAGCTAAACCAATGGTAGCCAGTCCAAAAAGAAGAATGGATAGTGGTACTGACCCTTATAGTAGTAGAATATCTGACAATACTTCTCCGAGATTAACCGATATGTATAATCAACCAAAAATAAGATGTATTGAACCCAATGCTGCAACATTACGGACTATGGATGAGCTATCACAACTAGGAAGGCATAATTCAACATCGCTGCAAATGTTTGGGGGAGAAGTAAAAATAGTCCATCATTCTGGTAGCACAACGACCCTACGTATCGAACCAAGTAAAAACCAATTGTCTCCTATACTGATTCATCCAAATTTGTCGCCTTCAAAATTGTGTGTCGACATGGAAGCTAGCAGCGTTGTAGTAAGATCGGAATTACACTCAGGTGGAACAATTGTGCATAATCCTCCGACACCAAAAGAAATAATTGGGACTCCAAAGCCTCAAACCCCAAGAATAACAGTGTCAACAAGCGTATCTAATAATTTACCAAACATTCATGATATGACACATTTCCAATTCCCACCATTTAGTGCAATTACAGCATTTAATCCTTTGACTTTACCGCCTCTAAGCCCATCAACATCTCCCAACGGTGCTACGACAATCCTACATGCAGGGAAATTAATACCACACGTACCAGGAATACCAGGACCAAACACTCCTGGTACAAATGTTGCAACACTGTCTAAAAATGCAAACGATTACTTTAGTCCTTTAGAAACTTCAAAGGCTACAACGGTCGACAACGTTCACGGAAATTTACTATGTGTCAACGGCCAAACTGCTAAAGGCCTTGCCACATCTAAAtatgaaatcaataaaaatgaaaccatgcttGGCATGAGAAGCCCTAACTGCAGAACATTAAACCCGGAAGCGGACAAAGTAACACCGAAACAGTATAATGCTGATGCTTCTCAATATGTCCTTTCGGtgccaataataaatataaggaaTGTAGATGAACCTAACATTGCTCCGAAAGTAATTACCAGTATTAAAACCATGCTAACAAAACAGGACGTAGCTGTAAAAAGAAACTTTGAAGGAATTCCCAAAACTCCCATGATAAAAGAGAACTCTAACTTTTTTTCAGTGAAACCAAAATACTCTGACAAACTAAATAGCCCTCGAAGTGGTGAAATAAAATCGCAGAACGAAataagaaattttaattttgaaaatcttATTACGAAAGCAGAAATATTCAACAATCAAATTCCAAGTTCAGCCGAAgttcaaaaaaatacaaatgctCAGGAGATGGTAGTTTCTTCTGCTCACAATGAAAGATCAGAGACGGCATATTTTCAAAAGAACGTGACTACAAAATCAATAGTAGAAGACCGAAAACCCAAGTTTTTAAGGCCTTCAACACTGCCATTAAAACCTGGTACATTTACACCTAAAAGACATCATGGCATCACACCTAACGCAAACACTATGCCATTAGTTTCACCTGAAACTCCACGCCCTGCGAAAGCGTATGGGCAACTTTATCTCAACGGGAATGCCTATACATATTTGGGCCTGAAATGCTCAACAAAAGTGTTTTATTGCACTATAAACCGGCCACAGCCGACTTATGTTCCTAATCAACATTTCCTATCTATGTACAGTAATTGGCAG TTATTATCAGAGCTTACGCCAGACCCGCTGGGACTGTCAGCCTCGTCTGCCATGTCTCTTTATGACTCACGGCATCGACCGCAAAACGTGGCCAGCTCTGTGCTCAAACAGGATCTCATATTAACGCACTCATCGCAATGGAATAAAATTACTAAAGATAGCAAACAG TTGTCGCTGGCCTTGGACTCTAAGAAAACAgaagataaattattaattaccgAGAGTTCTATTACGCCCAAAAAAGAATTGGCGGGAGGATTTGAAAGTAATGAAGAATACACTTACGTACGCGGCCGCGGCAGAGGGCGGTATGTTTGCTCAGAATGTGGTATTCGTTGCAAGAAACCGTCCATGTTGAAGAAACATATAAGAACTCATACTGATGTGCGCCCATACACTTGTGTACATTGTGCCTTCAG CTTCAAAACCAAGGGAAACCTCACTAAGCACATGAAGAGTAAAGCTCATTTCAAAAAGTGTTGCGAGTTGGGTATCAATCCCAACGAAGGAAACGAAGTGGACGGCGGCGAGATGGCGCCGGGCTCCGGAGAAACCGATGACGATTCAGATTCTGACGGCGATGAAGGCAACGAGGGAGAAACTGAATCCAGTG ATACCGAAGTGTGCAAGTCCCGTTTGCCAGAACATGAAGCCGCTCATTGTTTACTGTCTTTGGGAGGCAGTCGGCCGGCGACTTCAGCGACACCCGGGCTCATCACTAGTGCCAGGCCGTCCACGTACCCGTACACTCCCACTGGCCTAGAAAGCACTACAACGGAATTAAGTCCAGAAAAATTTAGTATCTCCAGAAGCACGTCAGTAGATTCACGAACGGACGTCGACAATGAACCAATGGACCTAAGTAAAAATGATGTGAAAGTTGCTTCTAACATTCCCGAAATACCAACAGCTAGAGAATCTAGTGTCCTGGCATCTTTAGCGTCAAATACAGCAAAGCTTCCTCATAATCAAACTCATTGGTCTAATGGAGAACCAATGCTTCATACATATTTAACAGAGAGAGCCCTCCAAGATTCTAAAATTAAGCAGAGTCAGCTAACAAGcagcttaagtaaactaaagaaaatagaattagaaaaaaatgttttgaccGAAAGTGACAATGGGAATATCAATATCAGAAACATAACAACGACTAAAAACTCCGTAAATACGTCTATCTCATCACCGCAAATTACTATTAGCACGTCTAAGTTCGCGATAGTGGGCGACAACGATAGTTCAACAAATTCCCCGAACGTTCCAAAAGAAGATAACGTGACTGTCGGTACTGAATCTACATCCTTAAATAATTTGGTTATAGAGGCGAAAAGAAATCGTACACCTAACAGTAGTAATGCAGAGAATGCTAAACATGTTGTGTCAGAATATCTAAAACATGCTCGCATAAATCTTATCAAGACCTATGATGACAACAATCAGAATCAATCAGAAGTTAATGATTTTACTAACGCGAAAGGAAGCATGGAAGATAGAgacgaaataaataatactgaTGATATAAAATTGACAGCCTTAGATCATGACCCTATTGCCAGAAAAGTAGTTATCGGAGCAGGAGGTGTAGCATTTAAAGTAACTAAGGGAAAAGAATTCGAAGGATCTTCGTCCTATTCGCCAGGCAGGCTTATGGAAGACGGGCGAAGAGTATGTGACTTCTGTAACAAAACTTTCACGAAACCGTCACAACTGAGATTGCAtctaaatattcattatatGGAAAGACCATTCAGATGTAGCGCATGTGCCGTTAGTTTTAGAACTCGAGGACATCTACAGAAACACGAACGATCAGGGTCGCATCACAATAAAGTGTCGATGACTTCGACATTCGGAGCGGCGACGTCCCTAAATCCTAGACCCTTCCGGTGTTCGGATTGCAACATAGCATTCAGAATACACGGACATTTAGCGAAACATCTCAGGAGTAAAATGCACGTGATGCGGCTAGAGTGCTTATTCAAGCTGCCTTTTGGCACGTTTACGGAGATCGAGCGAGCGGGCGTCAGTTTAACGGACATAGACACGACGGACTGCGCGAGTTCCTTGGCCAGCCTGCAGACGCTGGCGCGCAAGCTGCACGAGAAGGACCCCAGCAAGCTGGAGTACCGCGAGCCAGGCGCGGGCGCCGCCGCTCAAGACGGCTCCGAAGAAGAGGAGCCGCCGCCTGCTTCCGCGGACAACGCGTGTGACAGTGAAAGAGATAGTGAAATGAAAACTATTGAGAATAGTGACGAGCTAGACAAAGAAAGGAGTTAA
- the LOC133519108 gene encoding uncharacterized protein LOC133519108 isoform X1 — MPLTQEKRLDNNFTNNNDHSYLHKKFKKMASTIAVFPVNNAMVGDPRHKDIVVEETARNNYITNGSIQAAHPEIEKIKGSQNNQNSKDVQINISDENSRLSDVNNVDQVSGKTSCNDEFSNKTENLENDFRDVQSGGTGGRYVCPYCKLSCAKPSVLQKHIRAHTNERPYPCVPCGFAFKTKSNLYKHRRSRTHALRLRGADVAATINDDDISGGSESDTSLPPSTVSDSGTDVSNTRLENSRHEISSPELTNDRITPPTGVDMREGDTSKLKTIYKPKFRVVSSYRETDEKDKLKKTMSPNADFLTEHISKIISNNEAIVDVIETPLQKKYGKIKQIAESKQFMNEHEIKTEPSPLNLTKNCNEIDNVFRKRSHSESFSQMDHQKHPLNPEGSIIKDLLLKTKGNALTSITEEINDGPALLYICPLCQIVYKSAENLEIHRLYYCKGNFCNNNSLINNAQKEVKPGRPENVYVRSNSVNVRLPETPSNSAPKMSVFNNSPPLKIKPDNLVIVKPESNDVVAPLPSPGPLLGNTRLVDARVPYDYNKKTENFKAKPMVASPKRRMDSGTDPYSSRISDNTSPRLTDMYNQPKIRCIEPNAATLRTMDELSQLGRHNSTSLQMFGGEVKIVHHSGSTTTLRIEPSKNQLSPILIHPNLSPSKLCVDMEASSVVVRSELHSGGTIVHNPPTPKEIIGTPKPQTPRITVSTSVSNNLPNIHDMTHFQFPPFSAITAFNPLTLPPLSPSTSPNGATTILHAGKLIPHVPGIPGPNTPGTNVATLSKNANDYFSPLETSKATTVDNVHGNLLCVNGQTAKGLATSKYEINKNETMLGMRSPNCRTLNPEADKVTPKQYNADASQYVLSVPIINIRNVDEPNIAPKVITSIKTMLTKQDVAVKRNFEGIPKTPMIKENSNFFSVKPKYSDKLNSPRSGEIKSQNEIRNFNFENLITKAEIFNNQIPSSAEVQKNTNAQEMVVSSAHNERSETAYFQKNVTTKSIVEDRKPKFLRPSTLPLKPGTFTPKRHHGITPNANTMPLVSPETPRPAKAYGQLYLNGNAYTYLGLKCSTKVFYCTINRPQPTYVPNQHFLSMYSNWQLLSELTPDPLGLSASSAMSLYDSRHRPQNVASSVLKQDLILTHSSQWNKITKDSKQLSLALDSKKTEDKLLITESSITPKKELAGGFESNEEYTYVRGRGRGRFKTKGNLTKHMKSKAHFKKCCELGINPNEGNEVDGGEMAPGSGETDDDSDSDGDEGNEGETESSDTEVCKSRLPEHEAAHCLLSLGGSRPATSATPGLITSARPSTYPYTPTGLESTTTELSPEKFSISRSTSVDSRTDVDNEPMDLSKNDVKVASNIPEIPTARESSVLASLASNTAKLPHNQTHWSNGEPMLHTYLTERALQDSKIKQSQLTSSLSKLKKIELEKNVLTESDNGNINIRNITTTKNSVNTSISSPQITISTSKFAIVGDNDSSTNSPNVPKEDNVTVGTESTSLNNLVIEAKRNRTPNSSNAENAKHVVSEYLKHARINLIKTYDDNNQNQSEVNDFTNAKGSMEDRDEINNTDDIKLTALDHDPIARKVVIGAGGVAFKVTKGKEFEGSSSYSPGRLMEDGRRVCDFCNKTFTKPSQLRLHLNIHYMERPFRCSACAVSFRTRGHLQKHERSGSHHNKVSMTSTFGAATSLNPRPFRCSDCNIAFRIHGHLAKHLRSKMHVMRLECLFKLPFGTFTEIERAGVSLTDIDTTDCASSLASLQTLARKLHEKDPSKLEYREPGAGAAAQDGSEEEEPPPASADNACDSERDSEMKTIENSDELDKERS; from the exons ATGCCTCTCACTCAAGAAAAACGTTTGGATAATAACTTTACCAACAACAATGACCACAGTTATCTCCATAAGAAATTTAAGAAAATGGCATCGACCATTGCAGTGTTTCCTGTTAACAATGCAATGGTCGGGGACCCTAGACATAAAGATATCGTCGTAGAAGAGACGGCTCGTAACAATTATATTACTAATGGGAGCATTCAAGCAGCTCATCCAGAAATAGAGAAGATTAAAGGATCGCAAAATAATCAGAACTCTAAAGATGTACAAATTAATATTAGTGATGAAAATAGTAGGTTAAGTGATGTAAATAATGTTGATCAAGTATCTGGTAAGACCAGTTGCAATGATGAATTTTCAAACAAGACTGAGAACCTTGAAAATGATTTTAGAGATGTTCAGAGTGGAGGAACAGGTGGGCGATATGTATGCCCATACTGTAAATTATCTTGTGCCAAGCCTTCAGTTCTTCAGAAACATATCAGAGCGCATACTAACGAGAGACCTTACCCTTGTGTACCTTGCGGTTTTGCGTTTAAAACGAAATCAAACCTTTATAAACATAGGAGATCGCGGACCCACGCTTTGAGATTGCGGGGAGCTGACGTGGCTGCTACGATTAACGATGACGACATATCGGGCGGATCTGAAAGTGACACTTCATTACCACCTTCTACAGTTTCTGATTCTGGGACTGATGTGTCTAATACTCGGCTTGAAAACTCAAGACATGAAATTTCTTCTCCAGAGTTGACCAACGACCGAATCACTCCCCCAACTGGTGTAGATATGCGAGAGGGTGATACTAGTAAATTGAAGACAATATATAAGCCCAAATTTCGAGTAGTTTCATCTTATAGAGAAACCGACgaaaaagataaattaaaaaagacaaTGTCACCGAATGCCGATTTTCTTACAGAACATATCTCTAAAATTATATCAAACAATGAAGCTATTGTTGATGTAATCGAAACgcctttacaaaaaaaatatggtaaaataaaacaaatagcagaaagtaaacaatttatgaacgaacatgaaataaaaacagaGCCATCACCACTTAACTTGACGAAAAACTGCAATGAAATTGATAATGTTTTTCGGAAAAGGTCTCATTCAGAGAGCTTTTCTCAAATGGACCACCAGAAACACCCTTTAAATCCTGAAGGATCGATTATAAAGGATCTTCTATTGAAAACAAAAGGAAATGCACTTACTTCGATCACGGAAGAAATAAACGATGGGCCGGCACTTCTATATATTTGTCCGCTGTGCCAAATAGTTTACAAAAGTGCTGAAAACCTAGAAATACATAGATTATATTACTGTAAAGGAAACTTTTGTAACAATAATAGTCTAATTAATAATGCCCAAAAAGAAGTAAAGCCTGGCAGACCTGAAAATGTTTACGTAAGAAGCAATTCTGTCAATGTTAGGCTGCCAGAAACGCCCTCTAACTCTGCCCCAAAAATGTCAGTTTTTAACAATTCACCCCCGCTTAAAATCAAACCAGATAATTTGGTAATTGTTAAACCTGAATCAAATGACGTCGTTGCTCCATTACCGTCACCGGGCCCTCTTTTGGGAAATACCAGGCTTGTTGATGCAAGAGTACCATACGACTACAACAAAAAAACGGAAAATTTTAAAGCTAAACCAATGGTAGCCAGTCCAAAAAGAAGAATGGATAGTGGTACTGACCCTTATAGTAGTAGAATATCTGACAATACTTCTCCGAGATTAACCGATATGTATAATCAACCAAAAATAAGATGTATTGAACCCAATGCTGCAACATTACGGACTATGGATGAGCTATCACAACTAGGAAGGCATAATTCAACATCGCTGCAAATGTTTGGGGGAGAAGTAAAAATAGTCCATCATTCTGGTAGCACAACGACCCTACGTATCGAACCAAGTAAAAACCAATTGTCTCCTATACTGATTCATCCAAATTTGTCGCCTTCAAAATTGTGTGTCGACATGGAAGCTAGCAGCGTTGTAGTAAGATCGGAATTACACTCAGGTGGAACAATTGTGCATAATCCTCCGACACCAAAAGAAATAATTGGGACTCCAAAGCCTCAAACCCCAAGAATAACAGTGTCAACAAGCGTATCTAATAATTTACCAAACATTCATGATATGACACATTTCCAATTCCCACCATTTAGTGCAATTACAGCATTTAATCCTTTGACTTTACCGCCTCTAAGCCCATCAACATCTCCCAACGGTGCTACGACAATCCTACATGCAGGGAAATTAATACCACACGTACCAGGAATACCAGGACCAAACACTCCTGGTACAAATGTTGCAACACTGTCTAAAAATGCAAACGATTACTTTAGTCCTTTAGAAACTTCAAAGGCTACAACGGTCGACAACGTTCACGGAAATTTACTATGTGTCAACGGCCAAACTGCTAAAGGCCTTGCCACATCTAAAtatgaaatcaataaaaatgaaaccatgcttGGCATGAGAAGCCCTAACTGCAGAACATTAAACCCGGAAGCGGACAAAGTAACACCGAAACAGTATAATGCTGATGCTTCTCAATATGTCCTTTCGGtgccaataataaatataaggaaTGTAGATGAACCTAACATTGCTCCGAAAGTAATTACCAGTATTAAAACCATGCTAACAAAACAGGACGTAGCTGTAAAAAGAAACTTTGAAGGAATTCCCAAAACTCCCATGATAAAAGAGAACTCTAACTTTTTTTCAGTGAAACCAAAATACTCTGACAAACTAAATAGCCCTCGAAGTGGTGAAATAAAATCGCAGAACGAAataagaaattttaattttgaaaatcttATTACGAAAGCAGAAATATTCAACAATCAAATTCCAAGTTCAGCCGAAgttcaaaaaaatacaaatgctCAGGAGATGGTAGTTTCTTCTGCTCACAATGAAAGATCAGAGACGGCATATTTTCAAAAGAACGTGACTACAAAATCAATAGTAGAAGACCGAAAACCCAAGTTTTTAAGGCCTTCAACACTGCCATTAAAACCTGGTACATTTACACCTAAAAGACATCATGGCATCACACCTAACGCAAACACTATGCCATTAGTTTCACCTGAAACTCCACGCCCTGCGAAAGCGTATGGGCAACTTTATCTCAACGGGAATGCCTATACATATTTGGGCCTGAAATGCTCAACAAAAGTGTTTTATTGCACTATAAACCGGCCACAGCCGACTTATGTTCCTAATCAACATTTCCTATCTATGTACAGTAATTGGCAG TTATTATCAGAGCTTACGCCAGACCCGCTGGGACTGTCAGCCTCGTCTGCCATGTCTCTTTATGACTCACGGCATCGACCGCAAAACGTGGCCAGCTCTGTGCTCAAACAGGATCTCATATTAACGCACTCATCGCAATGGAATAAAATTACTAAAGATAGCAAACAG TTGTCGCTGGCCTTGGACTCTAAGAAAACAgaagataaattattaattaccgAGAGTTCTATTACGCCCAAAAAAGAATTGGCGGGAGGATTTGAAAGTAATGAAGAATACACTTACGTACGCGGCCGCGGCAGAGGGCG CTTCAAAACCAAGGGAAACCTCACTAAGCACATGAAGAGTAAAGCTCATTTCAAAAAGTGTTGCGAGTTGGGTATCAATCCCAACGAAGGAAACGAAGTGGACGGCGGCGAGATGGCGCCGGGCTCCGGAGAAACCGATGACGATTCAGATTCTGACGGCGATGAAGGCAACGAGGGAGAAACTGAATCCAGTG ATACCGAAGTGTGCAAGTCCCGTTTGCCAGAACATGAAGCCGCTCATTGTTTACTGTCTTTGGGAGGCAGTCGGCCGGCGACTTCAGCGACACCCGGGCTCATCACTAGTGCCAGGCCGTCCACGTACCCGTACACTCCCACTGGCCTAGAAAGCACTACAACGGAATTAAGTCCAGAAAAATTTAGTATCTCCAGAAGCACGTCAGTAGATTCACGAACGGACGTCGACAATGAACCAATGGACCTAAGTAAAAATGATGTGAAAGTTGCTTCTAACATTCCCGAAATACCAACAGCTAGAGAATCTAGTGTCCTGGCATCTTTAGCGTCAAATACAGCAAAGCTTCCTCATAATCAAACTCATTGGTCTAATGGAGAACCAATGCTTCATACATATTTAACAGAGAGAGCCCTCCAAGATTCTAAAATTAAGCAGAGTCAGCTAACAAGcagcttaagtaaactaaagaaaatagaattagaaaaaaatgttttgaccGAAAGTGACAATGGGAATATCAATATCAGAAACATAACAACGACTAAAAACTCCGTAAATACGTCTATCTCATCACCGCAAATTACTATTAGCACGTCTAAGTTCGCGATAGTGGGCGACAACGATAGTTCAACAAATTCCCCGAACGTTCCAAAAGAAGATAACGTGACTGTCGGTACTGAATCTACATCCTTAAATAATTTGGTTATAGAGGCGAAAAGAAATCGTACACCTAACAGTAGTAATGCAGAGAATGCTAAACATGTTGTGTCAGAATATCTAAAACATGCTCGCATAAATCTTATCAAGACCTATGATGACAACAATCAGAATCAATCAGAAGTTAATGATTTTACTAACGCGAAAGGAAGCATGGAAGATAGAgacgaaataaataatactgaTGATATAAAATTGACAGCCTTAGATCATGACCCTATTGCCAGAAAAGTAGTTATCGGAGCAGGAGGTGTAGCATTTAAAGTAACTAAGGGAAAAGAATTCGAAGGATCTTCGTCCTATTCGCCAGGCAGGCTTATGGAAGACGGGCGAAGAGTATGTGACTTCTGTAACAAAACTTTCACGAAACCGTCACAACTGAGATTGCAtctaaatattcattatatGGAAAGACCATTCAGATGTAGCGCATGTGCCGTTAGTTTTAGAACTCGAGGACATCTACAGAAACACGAACGATCAGGGTCGCATCACAATAAAGTGTCGATGACTTCGACATTCGGAGCGGCGACGTCCCTAAATCCTAGACCCTTCCGGTGTTCGGATTGCAACATAGCATTCAGAATACACGGACATTTAGCGAAACATCTCAGGAGTAAAATGCACGTGATGCGGCTAGAGTGCTTATTCAAGCTGCCTTTTGGCACGTTTACGGAGATCGAGCGAGCGGGCGTCAGTTTAACGGACATAGACACGACGGACTGCGCGAGTTCCTTGGCCAGCCTGCAGACGCTGGCGCGCAAGCTGCACGAGAAGGACCCCAGCAAGCTGGAGTACCGCGAGCCAGGCGCGGGCGCCGCCGCTCAAGACGGCTCCGAAGAAGAGGAGCCGCCGCCTGCTTCCGCGGACAACGCGTGTGACAGTGAAAGAGATAGTGAAATGAAAACTATTGAGAATAGTGACGAGCTAGACAAAGAAAGGAGTTAA